A part of Amphiprion ocellaris isolate individual 3 ecotype Okinawa chromosome 16, ASM2253959v1, whole genome shotgun sequence genomic DNA contains:
- the LOC111570507 gene encoding regulating synaptic membrane exocytosis protein 1-like isoform X33: MLLPSQETLIHFSTKKRQPRTLEAPECQTLGRKLSESGRGHLQGGASLSSSVTSSSARRVRQLPQLPPKSNTAEQALVAEERVRQLQMRVHSNRVSAATTSSQQDLDRTLKNKREIYRDQRRSSENVSHKSSDSDVSDVSAISRTSSASRISSTSYMSIQSERPRGRFSRAMRASGRHMMKSTSVSGEIYGMEHADGSQSDTALGSLGSGIKKRRSSLSQRVVAILPSRRSRSTSQLSQTEAAGKAADRQKEASTGKKVGKAGSSSIQRSVETGMAVEYPRGGSAMNRQASRESTDGSMNSYSSEGNLIFSGMRLGADSQFSDFLDGLGPGQLVGRQTLATPAMGDVQIGLMDKKGQLEVEVIRARGLTPKPGSKSLPAPYVKVYLLDNGTCKAKKKTKIARKTLEPLYQQHLLFDESPQGKVLQVIVWGDYGRLDHKCFMGVAQILLEDLDLSSTVIGWYKLFPPSSLVDPTLAPLTRLASQTSLDSSGPPPGVRS, encoded by the exons ATGCTACTTCCATCTCAAGAGACTTTAATTCACTTCAGTACAAAGAAGAG GCAGCCTCGGACCCTGGAAGCGCCTGAGTGTCAGACTCTTGGCAGGAAGCTCTCTGAGAGTGGCAG GGGCCACCTCCAAGGTGGTGCGTCTCTTTCCTCCTCAGTGACGTCCTCCTCAGCCCGCAGAGTGAGACAGCTCCCACAGCTTCCCCCCAAGAGCAACACCGCAGAACAAG cCCTGGTAGCAGAGGAGCGTGTTCGTCAGCTCCAAATGAGGGTTCATTCCAACCGGGTGTCAGCTGCTACCACCTCCAGCCAACAGGACCTGGACCGAACCCTCAAGAACAAACGGGAG ATCTATAGGGACCAGAGGAGGAGTAGTGAAAATGTTTCCCATAAGTCCTCAGACAGTGATGTCAGCGACGTGTCAGCCATCTCTCGAACCAGCAGTGCCTCTCGCATCAGTAGCACCAGCTACATGTCCATCCAGTCAGAGAGACCCCGGGGACGCttcag CCGAGCCATGCGTGCATCGGGTCGCCACATGATGAAGAGCACCAGCGTGAGTGGTGAGATCTACGGCATGGAGCACGCTGATGGCAGTCAATCAGACACGGCGCTCGGGAGCCTGGGGAGTGGAATCAAGAAGCGACGCTCGAGCCTCAGCCAACGTGTTGTCGCCATCCTACCGTCCAGACGGAGTCGGAGTACCTCTCAACTTAGCCAGACAG AGGCGGCGGGTAAGGCGGcggacagacagaaag AGGCATCAACAGGTAAGAAAGTGGGTaaagcaggcagcagcagcatccagagGAGCGTGGAGACGGGCATGGCAGTGGAGTATCCACGAGGAGGATCAGCCATGAACCGACAGGCCAGCAGAGAGTCGACTGATGGCAGCATGAACAGCTACAGCTCTGAGGGAAA tttgaTCTTCTCAGGGATGAGGTTGGGTGCCGACAGTCAGTTCAGTGACTTCCTGGATGGATTAGGTCCCGGTCAACTGGTGGGCCGGCAAACTTTGGCAACACCTGCCATGG GTGATGTTCAGATTGGTTTGATGGATAAGAAAGGCCAACTGGAGGTGGAGGTGATCAGGGCACGAGGCCTTACCCCCAAACCAGGCTCCAAATCCCTCCCAG CTCCGTATGTCAAGGTATACCTGCTGGATAATGGAACATGTAAagccaaaaagaaaacaaagattgCACGAAAGACCCTGGAGCCGCTCTACCAGCAGCACCTGCTCTTTGATGAGAGCCCCCAGGGCAAGGTGCTTCAG GTGATCGTATGGGGCGACTATGGACGATTGGACCATAAATGTTTCATGGGTGTAGCACAGATCCTATTGGAGGACCTGGACCTCTCAAGCACGGTGATTGGCTGGTACAAACTGTTTCCACCATCTTCATTGGTGGACCCTACATTAGCTCCGCTCACGCGGCTGGCATCTCAGACGTCACTGGACAGCTCAGGACCGCCGCCAGGTGTTCGGTCCTAG
- the LOC111570507 gene encoding regulating synaptic membrane exocytosis protein 1-like isoform X32 has protein sequence MFSTPSPFLHAAACTLYCGSLGLYGTCVIVRTCVYVHQNQAHLHLKGLQRKEGPTAAPWGHLQGGASLSSSVTSSSARRVRQLPQLPPKSNTAEQALVAEERVRQLQMRVHSNRVSAATTSSQQDLDRTLKNKREIYRDQRRSSENVSHKSSDSDVSDVSAISRTSSASRISSTSYMSIQSERPRGRFSRAMRASGRHMMKSTSVSGEIYGMEHADGSQSDTALGSLGSGIKKRRSSLSQRVVAILPSRRSRSTSQLSQTEAAGKAADRQKEASTGKKVGKAGSSSIQRSVETGMAVEYPRGGSAMNRQASRESTDGSMNSYSSEGNLIFSGMRLGADSQFSDFLDGLGPGQLVGRQTLATPAMGDVQIGLMDKKGQLEVEVIRARGLTPKPGSKSLPAPYVKVYLLDNGTCKAKKKTKIARKTLEPLYQQHLLFDESPQGKVLQVIVWGDYGRLDHKCFMGVAQILLEDLDLSSTVIGWYKLFPPSSLVDPTLAPLTRLASQTSLDSSGPPPGVRS, from the exons ATGTTTTCAACCCCATCTCCCTTCCTGCATGCCGCTGCTTGCACACTGTATTGCGGGTCTTTGGGTTTGTATGGCACTTGTGTGATTGTACGcacttgtgtgtatgtgcaccAGAATCAAGCCCACCTCCATCTTAAGGGGCTCCAGAGGAAAGAAGGCCCCACTGCGGCCCCCTG GGGCCACCTCCAAGGTGGTGCGTCTCTTTCCTCCTCAGTGACGTCCTCCTCAGCCCGCAGAGTGAGACAGCTCCCACAGCTTCCCCCCAAGAGCAACACCGCAGAACAAG cCCTGGTAGCAGAGGAGCGTGTTCGTCAGCTCCAAATGAGGGTTCATTCCAACCGGGTGTCAGCTGCTACCACCTCCAGCCAACAGGACCTGGACCGAACCCTCAAGAACAAACGGGAG ATCTATAGGGACCAGAGGAGGAGTAGTGAAAATGTTTCCCATAAGTCCTCAGACAGTGATGTCAGCGACGTGTCAGCCATCTCTCGAACCAGCAGTGCCTCTCGCATCAGTAGCACCAGCTACATGTCCATCCAGTCAGAGAGACCCCGGGGACGCttcag CCGAGCCATGCGTGCATCGGGTCGCCACATGATGAAGAGCACCAGCGTGAGTGGTGAGATCTACGGCATGGAGCACGCTGATGGCAGTCAATCAGACACGGCGCTCGGGAGCCTGGGGAGTGGAATCAAGAAGCGACGCTCGAGCCTCAGCCAACGTGTTGTCGCCATCCTACCGTCCAGACGGAGTCGGAGTACCTCTCAACTTAGCCAGACAG AGGCGGCGGGTAAGGCGGcggacagacagaaag AGGCATCAACAGGTAAGAAAGTGGGTaaagcaggcagcagcagcatccagagGAGCGTGGAGACGGGCATGGCAGTGGAGTATCCACGAGGAGGATCAGCCATGAACCGACAGGCCAGCAGAGAGTCGACTGATGGCAGCATGAACAGCTACAGCTCTGAGGGAAA tttgaTCTTCTCAGGGATGAGGTTGGGTGCCGACAGTCAGTTCAGTGACTTCCTGGATGGATTAGGTCCCGGTCAACTGGTGGGCCGGCAAACTTTGGCAACACCTGCCATGG GTGATGTTCAGATTGGTTTGATGGATAAGAAAGGCCAACTGGAGGTGGAGGTGATCAGGGCACGAGGCCTTACCCCCAAACCAGGCTCCAAATCCCTCCCAG CTCCGTATGTCAAGGTATACCTGCTGGATAATGGAACATGTAAagccaaaaagaaaacaaagattgCACGAAAGACCCTGGAGCCGCTCTACCAGCAGCACCTGCTCTTTGATGAGAGCCCCCAGGGCAAGGTGCTTCAG GTGATCGTATGGGGCGACTATGGACGATTGGACCATAAATGTTTCATGGGTGTAGCACAGATCCTATTGGAGGACCTGGACCTCTCAAGCACGGTGATTGGCTGGTACAAACTGTTTCCACCATCTTCATTGGTGGACCCTACATTAGCTCCGCTCACGCGGCTGGCATCTCAGACGTCACTGGACAGCTCAGGACCGCCGCCAGGTGTTCGGTCCTAG
- the LOC111570507 gene encoding regulating synaptic membrane exocytosis protein 1-like isoform X34: protein MRVHSNRVSAATTSSQQDLDRTLKNKREIYRDQRRSSENVSHKSSDSDVSDVSAISRTSSASRISSTSYMSIQSERPRGRFSRAMRASGRHMMKSTSVSGEIYGMEHADGSQSDTALGSLGSGIKKRRSSLSQRVVAILPSRRSRSTSQLSQTEAAGKAADRQKEASTGKKVGKAGSSSIQRSVETGMAVEYPRGGSAMNRQASRESTDGSMNSYSSEGNLIFSGMRLGADSQFSDFLDGLGPGQLVGRQTLATPAMGDVQIGLMDKKGQLEVEVIRARGLTPKPGSKSLPAPYVKVYLLDNGTCKAKKKTKIARKTLEPLYQQHLLFDESPQGKVLQVIVWGDYGRLDHKCFMGVAQILLEDLDLSSTVIGWYKLFPPSSLVDPTLAPLTRLASQTSLDSSGPPPGVRS from the exons ATGAGGGTTCATTCCAACCGGGTGTCAGCTGCTACCACCTCCAGCCAACAGGACCTGGACCGAACCCTCAAGAACAAACGGGAG ATCTATAGGGACCAGAGGAGGAGTAGTGAAAATGTTTCCCATAAGTCCTCAGACAGTGATGTCAGCGACGTGTCAGCCATCTCTCGAACCAGCAGTGCCTCTCGCATCAGTAGCACCAGCTACATGTCCATCCAGTCAGAGAGACCCCGGGGACGCttcag CCGAGCCATGCGTGCATCGGGTCGCCACATGATGAAGAGCACCAGCGTGAGTGGTGAGATCTACGGCATGGAGCACGCTGATGGCAGTCAATCAGACACGGCGCTCGGGAGCCTGGGGAGTGGAATCAAGAAGCGACGCTCGAGCCTCAGCCAACGTGTTGTCGCCATCCTACCGTCCAGACGGAGTCGGAGTACCTCTCAACTTAGCCAGACAG AGGCGGCGGGTAAGGCGGcggacagacagaaag AGGCATCAACAGGTAAGAAAGTGGGTaaagcaggcagcagcagcatccagagGAGCGTGGAGACGGGCATGGCAGTGGAGTATCCACGAGGAGGATCAGCCATGAACCGACAGGCCAGCAGAGAGTCGACTGATGGCAGCATGAACAGCTACAGCTCTGAGGGAAA tttgaTCTTCTCAGGGATGAGGTTGGGTGCCGACAGTCAGTTCAGTGACTTCCTGGATGGATTAGGTCCCGGTCAACTGGTGGGCCGGCAAACTTTGGCAACACCTGCCATGG GTGATGTTCAGATTGGTTTGATGGATAAGAAAGGCCAACTGGAGGTGGAGGTGATCAGGGCACGAGGCCTTACCCCCAAACCAGGCTCCAAATCCCTCCCAG CTCCGTATGTCAAGGTATACCTGCTGGATAATGGAACATGTAAagccaaaaagaaaacaaagattgCACGAAAGACCCTGGAGCCGCTCTACCAGCAGCACCTGCTCTTTGATGAGAGCCCCCAGGGCAAGGTGCTTCAG GTGATCGTATGGGGCGACTATGGACGATTGGACCATAAATGTTTCATGGGTGTAGCACAGATCCTATTGGAGGACCTGGACCTCTCAAGCACGGTGATTGGCTGGTACAAACTGTTTCCACCATCTTCATTGGTGGACCCTACATTAGCTCCGCTCACGCGGCTGGCATCTCAGACGTCACTGGACAGCTCAGGACCGCCGCCAGGTGTTCGGTCCTAG